The window GTTACGCCCCGATCGAGTAGCATGTGAGCCCTGGTTCCCCTCGTGCTACCAcaggggaggcggcgacggagtTGACACCTCACAGCGGCGGGGATGAGGGAGAAGGgcgcggggcgacggcggcagcggcggcgcggccggcggcgtggggaaGAGGAGGCAGAGGACGCGATGCTGTTTTGATAAGGATCGAACGGACGGTGGCAGTtcactctccctccctctcgatGATAAAAGAGGACCGTCACcgaagtttttttaaaaaaagaaaaggggaaaaaaaggcaaaaagggAACACGAAATgccactgctgctgctactgtcgccgccgaccgccgcggcggctgggccggcaccggcgccagcgccagcgcccGTCGCCGTCTCGCTGCCCCCGCCTTCTCGGCTACGCGCGTCCCACCTCCTCTTCGCCTTCCCTCGCCTGCGGAAATACGGCCGCCGGGACCGCGAGCCCGTGGCGACCAGCTTGGGCGAGttagaggaggaggatgaggatgacgaggaggaggaggaggaggaggaggaagacgatgaggaagtggaggtggaggtggaggttgaTGAGGATGAATTTCTGAAGAACCGGCCGAAGCCGGTTGGATTCGGCGCCGGGAAGACGTACTCCACCGACATCGAGGAGCAGCTTCTCCGGGAGATGGGTTTGGGCGGCAGGCGGCGCAGCAGCGGAAGCGGGCCGACGCCGGCCAAGAACCGCGCGGCGGCCAACTCGGCCAAGGGAACGGGTGAAGGTTagcgcttgttttttttttcttttcatttcccTTATCTATACTTTGTATATAACCCACTAACtgactaactccttaagctcaacatgcaagtgtgccacatcatcatccactagcaattattatctagagtattttagaTCTCATGCAAACATGATATATCATTTGTAATTTAGTTGTATTTTTATAACTTAGCACACAAGCAATGTTAAATCACCATCTCTGAATTATTTAAACATAtgtctatcatttttataatatataacataCATTCATCTAcatatcccgcagcaaagcaCGGGATATCAACTAGTTTGTTTAGGAATCATCAACCATAATACTACTAGTAATTCTCTGTTGCTGCACATTACATGAAGTTCGGAGATTCCACTATGACTTAGTATCCTTAGTGAATTGGAATATTGGATGCAGCGAGCTAGCAAAATACAGTACTTATGTCAGATGAATATCCAATTATCCATTTGTGTCCTTGTGGGTACTGAGTAATTCGATAAAGAAGGAATTTTCGCTCAACAATATATCGCaaagaagcaaaaaaaaaaaaaagataaataacaTTCCACAAATCCAGCTGCTTATGACTTGTCCTCTGCCCAGTGCCCACTCCTCAACACTTTGACGTTATCTACCACCACTAATGCACCGGAGACTCATATAGTCTCTGCTCCTCAGTCGTTGTTTCTTTGATAATCTGCAGCAGCGTAGTAGATCAAAAATATCATCGCTGCCTATCTCCACAATATTTATATAGTACATTTAGGGGCTGAGCCAGGAATTATCAAAGCCTAGGGTTCAGCGAGGGCTCAACTGATGGGTTATTtgttttctccaaaattttcatGGTGATTAGAGGATCTAAGCATGATTATGGAGGCAAGCCTAGGACTCAAAGCTTCAGCTGCCCTACGCTTACCTCTGCCCCTGAGTACATAGTTGATTAGTTCTTGCAATGTAGTATGGCAGTTGAGCTCCATTGTTATGTTATTTCTCTAGTTTCAGTCGTTGCAGTGTTGCTAAAAGTCTATTTCTCACAAGAAGATGTCATCCTTATGTGGTGATCTATCAACAGAATGAAAAAAGAGAAGTAATTCATTGTGATGCAAATTTATTCAATTTACACATAGCATACTATTTTAACTGCTTTACTCTTTTCCTTACCAAACCTGTTTTCTAAGATGTTTCTACATTCTCACGGTGATGTATACCATTTGAATATTCTTTTTGATATCTAAACATTTGAATGATGAATACAGCCAAAATTATGCTGTTTATCCCATAATGATGCAATGGTTTATACAACAGAAGTCCATTTGTCAGACATGGTATGCTGTGGAATTATTTTACTCAAGATAAAATTCATACTAGAAGAATTATTAGTAAAAATCCATGCTATCAACCAAACATAAATTCCCCCATGATCAGTACCCCTTTTTCAAAGTAGAAACatggataaattaaataaaggGCCAACATGAATTTTGATAGTTATTTACAGGGGCCAAAGACATGGGTTGACCAAATAAACACAGTGTGAGGTAGCAAATGCAATTATCCTGGATGGAACAACAAACTGGTCATTCTTAGAATTTAGAATTCAGATTGCTCAGTCCCTACAAAATACGAACAACTGGCCATTCTTAGAATTCAGATTGCTCACTTGTTCATTTTCAATGCCAATCAATTAATTCTCATGGTGTTTGGTTCGAACATGAACCAAATTAGATGTCCCTATGGTGTTACCTTCAATAGATATGATCTTTCCAAACTTTTTATAAATAATATCCCACTTGGAAGGGCAATAAACATCTGCAAGAATTTAACTAATAGAATTTCAGAAACTCTCAATACACACGTGTTACAATTTGTAGGTTTCTTTCACACGTCAGTAGTAGATGTCTCATTAGTAGATGTCTCAGCTGCCTCATGTTCTTCTTTGGTTTTAAGAAATGATTACTAGACATAAGCATTCCTCTTGATGAATTCTCTCTATGTTGCCACAGATCTCAATGATGGCGGTGTTTGTGTTCGTGTTTGGAAtctcccaaaaaagaaaaacatacacAAGGACCTGAATCTTGCTTTCAAGGGATTTCCAGGCCTTGTAAATATTGAGCCAGCGGTTTCTGCAAACAAGAAGACTCGTGATCCTATATGCAAGGGTTTTGCCTATCTTAAACTGGAATCTGTGGAGGCTGCTACCAGGTAATTTATTTTAGTACAAAGTACAAACTTTGCTAACTTCCAACTTCTATGTATAAGGAATTTTCAGAATTTTCTATTTTGCTGTGATTTATGTATAATCAATCTGgacttaaaattttatatatgtgtatagtaAGATTAGAAGTACATGTAGAtcatttttttggaattttggtGGCATATGTTGGTGTGACCATGAGTGCACCTGAAGCTTGTGTGCATATGATATGTTGCCTATTTATTATATCCATCAAACTTACGTTTGCTTTACACAATTGCACCAATAGAATTTTGTATCCTACCATTTTCTAGCTCATGTAACTCTTATGGTAAATAATATGACCAGAAGCTTTAGCACAGTATAATTGAAGATACAGCTGCGACTTTTGAAGATCACTACAATAAGAGTGCTAAAAATGTGTGCGCTACTGTGCCCAGGGCTGTTATAGAGCCTCACCGGATCTTTGACTATAACAGAAATTTAGAATGCTTCATGCTACCACTGCCAGTAGAAAAGCACCATTACCAATCCTTCAAAATATCTGTCTTTTGATAGTAGCGCTGTATGTGTCTATGCCTTTTATGTCAAAGAGTTCTGGACTTCAGTTTACTCTCTGAAGTTGGTGTTTGGATGGTACCTTACTTTGATCATCCTTACAAATATGGGCTGAGGTTTACTGCCGCTCTAGCTTTGCCAATAGTAACATGTGGAACACATTTAGCTCTTTGAATACAACATACCCAGGACCCCTTGCAGTTGTCTTTATATTGGTATCCCCTCTATCCAATCAGAAATTGCTCAGCAAGTTACCCAGTCTGGTTAGTATATTGTTGGTCTGCAAGACATAATGCGTGGCGATGCTCATGTGGGGATAAAAGCCCTTAGGACTATTCGAGGTGTCCTTGAACCCCAAATGGCGTGACAGCATCATGGCGGCCACCGCACCACTAGTGTAGGCAGAAGAGGGAgactaaagatttttttttcttgcctaATGAACAGAGATAGAACTCAATCTTTATGTAGATCGGATGACTTGACCCTTAACACATGATTTGGCCAAATAATGAGGCAAGATCTTTGATTCTCACAAGCTGAATTCTTGCTAAATTCCTGTTATTGTATTAACAAGCCCGAGTACTTCTCTTTCATAAACTGCACCAGCTTGTGATATCCTTTTTGGCATCTACCACTTGACCATTGTGATGCCTGAATGGTATTCATACGCAAGTTTGCTTTTGTTTCATATTCTCAATCCAGCTTAGTCGTTAATTTGTAAATTTGGCTTATGCTTGCTTCGCATATATATTGGACTTTCTGGAAGTTGTGGTCATTTGCTTTATCCGTGTACATTCTTTTATATTATTTCTAAGTGTTTTCATTTAGGTCATGGTAGTTTTATTGCTTGCTTTAGCTGTGAAAAAAGACAACTTATCAGTTGTGATATACCTTTACAATGTATCTGTAACACCCAACTTCAGCATGGGCCCCTAATCAGCACGATTAAATTTGGACAAAGCATACTTTAAAATTGAACTTCAAACTCAACGTAAGTTTGTTGAGTATGAATGGTTTCCCTACTTATCTATGGATGTCCAAGGCTGCATGCACTATCCTACAAGCTAAATGT of the Oryza sativa Japonica Group chromosome 2, ASM3414082v1 genome contains:
- the LOC4329188 gene encoding LOW QUALITY PROTEIN: uncharacterized protein (The sequence of the model RefSeq protein was modified relative to this genomic sequence to represent the inferred CDS: deleted 1 base in 1 codon); its protein translation is MIKEDRHRSFFKKRKGEKKAKREHEMPLLLLLSPPTAAAAGPAPAPAPAPVAVSLPPPSRLRASHLLFAFPRLRKYGRRDREPVATSLGELEEEDEDDEEEEEEEEEDDEEVEVEVEVDEDEFLKNRPKPVGFGAGKTYSTDIEEQLLREMGLGGRRRSSGSGPTPAKNRAAANSAKGTGEDLNDGGVCVRVWNLPKKKNIHKDLNLAFKGFPGLVNIEPAVSANKKTRDPICKGFAYLKLESVEAATRFVELYSQKAVSFGKVQKPIRCCVVDSQSSVDSQNQHPVVRQSVNPG